One window from the genome of Cryobacterium sp. GrIS_2_6 encodes:
- a CDS encoding ATP-dependent Clp protease ATP-binding subunit: protein MPTFFGPADSGNGSFDEFIARYLQGQQGAAPAGRPIDITRLLSRRTHEVLAEAAQYAVDHGHSHVDVLHILRVLVLREPAAQAIRNAGADPAALALAAEQRLPERSAPTGDATPGLTPSAQRALLDAHQIARAFGSTYIDPEHLFFAFVVNEDSPAGQVLAAAGVTQESLQAGAREPQADATSQAPAQASASETPMLDTYGTDLTARARDGKLDPVIGRADEIEQTIEILSRRTKNNPVLIGEAGVGKTAVVEGLAQAIVAGTVPEQLRGKRVVALDLAAMVAGTRYRGDFEERLGKTMDEISAHSGELVIFIDELHTVVGAGGSGDGGMDAGNILKPRLARGELHVIGATTLKEYRKVEKDPALERRFQTVRVGEPSIDDAVSILAGLRGRYEDHHGVRYTDEALRAAVELSARYVSDRFLPDKAIDLIDQAGARLRLTLGSLPDRAALEALRARVVTLENAKRAAVLTEQYEEASRLRDEIETVQSQLELQEDPARAVAAEAVVGEAEIAGVIARATGIPIARLTADDRSRLGLLEAELHERVVGQDDAVTLIAKAVRRNRTGMNDAGRPVGSFLFLGPTGVGKTELAKALAESLFGDERAMVRFDMSEFGERHTVSRLVGSPPGYVGYDEAGQLTERVRRNPYSVILLDEIEKAHPDVFNLLLQVLDDGRLTDGQGRTVDFRNTVIIMTSNLGSEFLASRSGALGFTALIDAGADNGFGSEKALRDRVMGKLREAMRPEFLNRLDEIVLFRKLDAPQLHDIVRMLLAGTRTRLAAQGFALTVSEDAIDWIATRGYEPEYGARPLRRVIQRELDDKIADLLVGSDLLASTGVEVSVTDGALVVAAAASAPAQSLPLAA, encoded by the coding sequence CGCCGAGGCCGCCCAGTACGCGGTCGACCACGGGCACTCCCACGTCGACGTCCTGCACATCCTCCGGGTCCTCGTCCTGCGCGAACCGGCGGCCCAGGCGATCCGGAACGCCGGCGCAGACCCCGCGGCCCTCGCCCTGGCCGCCGAGCAGCGCCTGCCGGAGCGCTCCGCCCCGACCGGAGACGCAACGCCGGGACTCACCCCATCCGCCCAGCGTGCCCTCCTCGACGCGCACCAGATCGCTCGCGCCTTCGGGTCGACCTACATCGACCCCGAACATCTCTTCTTCGCCTTCGTGGTGAACGAGGACTCCCCGGCCGGCCAGGTCCTCGCCGCGGCCGGCGTGACCCAGGAATCGCTCCAGGCCGGTGCACGCGAGCCGCAAGCGGATGCGACGAGCCAGGCCCCTGCCCAGGCATCCGCTTCGGAGACGCCCATGCTCGACACCTACGGCACCGACCTCACGGCCCGGGCCCGCGACGGGAAACTCGACCCGGTGATCGGCCGTGCCGACGAGATCGAACAGACGATCGAGATCCTCTCCCGGCGCACCAAGAACAACCCGGTTCTGATCGGAGAGGCCGGCGTCGGCAAGACCGCCGTCGTCGAAGGGCTCGCGCAGGCCATCGTGGCGGGAACCGTGCCCGAGCAACTGCGCGGCAAGCGCGTCGTCGCACTCGACCTCGCGGCGATGGTCGCCGGGACCAGGTACCGCGGCGACTTCGAGGAACGCCTCGGCAAGACCATGGACGAGATCAGCGCACACAGCGGCGAGCTCGTGATCTTCATCGACGAGCTGCATACCGTTGTCGGCGCCGGCGGATCCGGCGACGGGGGCATGGACGCCGGGAACATCCTCAAGCCGCGGCTGGCTCGCGGTGAGCTGCACGTGATCGGCGCGACGACCCTCAAGGAGTACCGCAAGGTCGAGAAGGACCCGGCCCTCGAACGCCGTTTCCAGACCGTGCGGGTCGGCGAGCCGAGCATCGACGACGCGGTGAGCATCCTCGCGGGGCTGCGCGGCCGCTACGAAGATCACCACGGCGTGCGCTACACCGACGAGGCGCTGCGCGCCGCCGTCGAGCTCTCCGCCCGTTACGTGTCCGACAGGTTCCTGCCCGACAAGGCCATCGACCTGATCGACCAGGCCGGTGCCCGGCTGCGCCTGACCCTCGGCTCCCTGCCCGACCGTGCGGCCCTCGAGGCCCTGCGTGCGCGCGTGGTGACGCTCGAGAACGCCAAGAGGGCCGCAGTCCTCACCGAACAGTATGAGGAGGCCTCCCGGCTCCGGGACGAGATCGAGACGGTCCAGTCGCAGCTGGAGCTCCAGGAAGACCCCGCCCGGGCCGTTGCAGCAGAGGCCGTCGTCGGCGAGGCCGAGATCGCCGGTGTGATCGCCCGCGCAACGGGCATCCCCATCGCCCGGCTCACCGCGGACGACCGTTCCCGCCTCGGCCTGCTCGAGGCCGAGCTGCACGAACGCGTCGTCGGACAGGACGACGCCGTCACGCTCATCGCCAAGGCGGTGCGCCGCAATCGCACCGGCATGAACGATGCCGGCCGACCCGTCGGCAGCTTCCTGTTCCTCGGGCCGACGGGCGTCGGTAAGACCGAGCTCGCCAAGGCCCTCGCCGAATCGTTGTTCGGCGACGAGCGCGCGATGGTGCGCTTCGACATGAGCGAGTTCGGCGAACGGCACACCGTGAGCCGGCTCGTCGGCTCCCCTCCCGGCTACGTCGGCTACGACGAGGCCGGGCAGCTGACCGAGCGCGTGCGCAGGAACCCGTACTCGGTGATCCTGCTCGACGAGATCGAGAAGGCCCACCCCGACGTATTCAACCTGCTGTTGCAGGTGCTCGACGACGGACGCCTGACCGACGGCCAGGGTCGCACCGTCGACTTCCGGAACACGGTCATCATCATGACCTCAAACCTCGGCTCCGAATTCCTCGCCAGCCGGAGCGGCGCCCTCGGCTTCACCGCCCTGATCGATGCCGGGGCCGACAACGGCTTCGGCTCGGAGAAGGCGCTCCGCGACCGGGTGATGGGCAAGCTCCGCGAAGCCATGCGTCCGGAGTTCCTGAACCGGCTCGACGAGATCGTGCTGTTCCGCAAGCTCGACGCGCCGCAACTGCACGACATCGTGCGGATGCTGCTCGCCGGGACGCGCACCCGGCTCGCCGCCCAGGGCTTCGCCCTGACCGTGAGCGAGGACGCGATCGACTGGATCGCCACGCGTGGTTACGAACCGGAGTACGGTGCCCGACCGCTCCGGCGCGTGATCCAGCGGGAACTCGACGACAAGATCGCCGACCTTCTCGTCGGCTCTGACCTGCTGGCGAGTACCGGTGTCGAGGTCTCGGTCACGGACGGCGCGCTCGTCGTCGCGGCCGCGGCATCCGCACCGGCACAGTCGCTGCCCCTGGCCGCGTAA